A genome region from Dickeya dadantii NCPPB 898 includes the following:
- a CDS encoding methyl-accepting chemotaxis protein, whose protein sequence is MKTVFGAYNNFRVGVKLAMGFGLILLMAAIIMLSGINGFQNIDAYSQKSIISNNINSYLEEARRERLRFQYTHDYAAINKNGELLNKMTQSLNVAQTMKWDADTRILLDKIIQSGKEYNVARENLISASQKRDAIGQKLSQDTIGKVIDTLRGQFDAATLPAELRLEFMYINEGLSDIKDTAHELTLMPSAETEAALRKALSTAQHAITQALSKYSAEQQAWLNQAWQLFATYNGDITLYMAAYQEENAASQRMADIALVLNQSATQLYQTQLDKVDNITRQSQYEQWIIGLAIIALGVLMAWRITLQLTRPLRQSLSLAERIAQGDLTASITVTRKDELGQLMSAMNAMNHKLRDMIGTIREGVNNVASAASEIAAGNTDLSSRTEQQSAAVVETAASMEQLTSTVKQNADNAHHASQLAADASGNATKGGEIVTNVVSTMNEIATSSRRISEITSVINGIAFQTNILALNAAVEAARAGEQGRGFAVVAGEVRNLAQRSAQAAKEIETLIGESVIRVNTGSTQVESAGKTMAEIIRSIAHVHDIMGEIASASDEQSRGINQISNAIAEMDATTQQNAALVEESSAAANSLEEQAQALEQAVSIFRLGHDDNHRPTRSAHKPGAVSAKKPLMLAGAGAGARSGNDEWESF, encoded by the coding sequence ATGAAGACTGTTTTTGGCGCTTATAACAATTTCAGAGTCGGTGTGAAGCTGGCGATGGGATTCGGACTGATATTATTAATGGCGGCGATAATCATGCTGTCAGGGATCAATGGCTTTCAAAATATTGACGCGTACTCCCAAAAGTCCATTATCAGCAATAATATTAACAGCTATCTGGAAGAAGCCCGGCGGGAGCGTCTGCGCTTCCAATATACCCACGATTATGCGGCTATTAATAAAAACGGCGAACTGCTGAATAAAATGACGCAATCGCTGAATGTCGCCCAGACAATGAAATGGGATGCGGACACCCGTATTCTGCTGGATAAGATTATCCAGTCCGGCAAGGAATATAATGTCGCGCGGGAAAACCTGATCAGCGCCAGCCAAAAGCGGGACGCTATCGGTCAAAAACTGTCGCAGGATACCATCGGTAAAGTGATTGATACCCTGCGCGGACAATTCGATGCCGCCACGCTGCCGGCGGAATTACGGCTGGAGTTTATGTACATCAACGAGGGACTGTCGGATATCAAAGATACGGCCCATGAACTGACGTTGATGCCCTCCGCCGAAACCGAAGCGGCGCTTCGCAAAGCGTTGAGTACCGCGCAACATGCCATCACGCAGGCGCTGTCAAAATACAGCGCGGAACAGCAGGCCTGGTTGAATCAGGCCTGGCAGCTTTTCGCCACCTACAACGGGGATATCACCCTTTACATGGCGGCCTATCAGGAAGAGAACGCGGCGTCTCAGCGCATGGCGGATATCGCGCTGGTTCTTAACCAGTCGGCGACCCAGCTCTACCAAACCCAGTTAGACAAGGTGGATAACATTACCCGCCAGTCGCAATACGAACAGTGGATCATCGGGCTGGCGATTATCGCCCTCGGCGTGCTGATGGCCTGGCGCATCACCCTGCAACTTACCCGCCCGCTGCGTCAGAGCCTGTCGCTGGCGGAGCGGATCGCCCAGGGCGACCTGACCGCGTCCATCACCGTCACCCGTAAAGATGAGCTGGGCCAGTTGATGTCGGCGATGAATGCAATGAACCACAAGCTGCGCGATATGATCGGCACTATCCGCGAAGGGGTGAACAACGTGGCGTCCGCCGCGTCGGAAATCGCCGCCGGCAACACCGATCTCTCCTCCCGCACCGAACAGCAGTCGGCCGCGGTGGTAGAAACCGCCGCCAGCATGGAACAACTGACCTCCACGGTGAAGCAGAACGCCGACAACGCGCATCACGCCTCGCAACTGGCGGCCGATGCGTCAGGCAACGCCACCAAAGGCGGCGAGATCGTCACCAACGTGGTGAGCACCATGAACGAGATCGCCACCAGTTCCCGCCGCATTTCCGAAATCACTTCCGTCATCAACGGCATCGCCTTCCAGACCAACATTCTGGCGCTCAACGCCGCGGTGGAAGCGGCGCGCGCCGGCGAACAGGGCCGTGGCTTCGCGGTAGTGGCCGGCGAGGTGCGCAATCTGGCTCAGCGCAGCGCCCAGGCCGCCAAAGAGATCGAAACGCTGATCGGCGAGTCGGTCATCCGGGTGAACACCGGCTCCACGCAGGTGGAAAGCGCCGGTAAAACCATGGCCGAGATCATCCGCTCCATCGCCCATGTGCATGACATTATGGGTGAAATCGCCTCTGCGTCCGACGAACAGAGCCGCGGCATCAACCAGATTTCCAACGCGATAGCCGAAATGGACGCCACCACCCAGCAGAACGCCGCGCTGGTGGAAGAATCCTCCGCGGCGGCCAATTCGCTGGAAGAGCAGGCGCAGGCGCTGGAACAGGCTGTCTCGATATTCCGCCTCGGCCATGACGACAACCATCGCCCTACCCGCTCCGCGCACAAACCCGGCGCCGTCAGCGCTAAAAAACCGCTGATGCTGGCCGGCGCCGGAGCGGGCGCCCGCTCCGGCAACGACGAGTGGGAGTCGTTCTAA
- a CDS encoding transporter substrate-binding domain-containing protein produces the protein MIAALALAAAPWLAQAEAPASTWQHIKQTGELRIGVAQGEPWYFKNAATGEWDGIGYQVGKVLAKDLGVKLVTVETTWGNAVAALQTGQIDTMLVLDPTEERKKAVDFPEQPFFWYAQGVLVRDGISVADWEDLNRPDVKIGVTLGSSPDLLLTKNLPKAQLVRFPNMDEGVAAFYAGRVDALSYFHPALALQQAKVGKGNLILPKPIVAVSTSGAIRKESDQAFHQFLNDEFGKLYQSGQIQQFYEQALQARGVDISKVPPVIREAWK, from the coding sequence ATGATTGCCGCGCTGGCGCTGGCCGCCGCGCCCTGGCTGGCTCAGGCCGAAGCGCCGGCCTCTACCTGGCAACACATCAAACAGACCGGTGAACTGCGTATCGGCGTGGCGCAGGGTGAACCCTGGTATTTCAAGAACGCGGCGACCGGCGAATGGGACGGTATCGGCTATCAGGTCGGTAAGGTGCTGGCGAAAGACCTCGGGGTCAAACTGGTGACGGTGGAAACCACCTGGGGCAACGCGGTCGCCGCGCTGCAAACCGGCCAGATCGACACCATGCTGGTGCTTGACCCCACCGAGGAGCGCAAGAAAGCGGTCGACTTTCCCGAGCAGCCGTTCTTCTGGTATGCCCAGGGCGTGCTGGTGCGCGACGGCATCAGCGTCGCCGACTGGGAAGACCTCAATCGGCCGGATGTCAAAATCGGCGTCACGCTGGGGTCCAGCCCGGACCTGCTGCTGACCAAAAACCTGCCGAAAGCGCAGCTGGTGCGTTTCCCCAACATGGATGAAGGCGTGGCGGCGTTTTATGCCGGACGGGTGGATGCATTGTCTTATTTCCATCCGGCGCTGGCGCTGCAACAGGCCAAAGTCGGCAAAGGCAACCTGATCCTGCCGAAGCCGATCGTGGCGGTCAGCACCAGCGGCGCCATCCGCAAGGAAAGCGACCAGGCGTTCCACCAGTTCCTCAACGACGAATTCGGCAAGCTCTATCAGTCCGGGCAGATTCAGCAGTTCTACGAGCAGGCGTTACAAGCGCGCGGCGTGGATATCAGCAAGGTGCCGCCGGTAATCCGCGAGGCGTGGAAATAA
- a CDS encoding MmgE/PrpD family protein codes for MYSPNHAAPITLTLARFACQLTPEAIPTVWRRKILLHLLDTLGCGVAGLESEVFLQAQRMARQQYAAGASPVLGSPNGLSALGAAFVNSAAMNALDYDDGFERDGRGMGHPGATLVAAALAALDGRQISGARLLCALAAAWEINGRVILSQQPSPERFRQVYGVCQHQSLGAAVAFGLLSGCDAAGLENAIGLAASLTPLPGLHKYNWRQRPLVAFKDYNAPATEAGVRGVLLHREGVIGPRDVLGGDHGFWRMAGSDRCDTSLLIDALGEEWRLRHASFKRYPVCRWMHTALAAFELLLAQQRLSPDRIARVQVIGSRTLVQQFADTQVLSETDAQFSVPLALACLAYGVPRQRWSDAAARRNTTLLAFARRVELVVDDELEQLMAVQRRPVNRVRVNVDGQWLNAPAVDYPPGCEQNPMAEAEIVRKCRDNLSRRLGETQSKRFVDALLELERQPDAGALLAPLFAG; via the coding sequence ATGTATTCCCCGAACCATGCCGCCCCAATAACCCTGACGCTGGCCCGTTTTGCCTGCCAGCTTACCCCAGAGGCGATCCCCACGGTGTGGCGGCGGAAAATTCTGCTGCATCTGCTGGATACGCTGGGGTGCGGCGTCGCCGGGCTGGAGAGCGAGGTGTTTTTGCAGGCGCAGCGCATGGCGCGTCAGCAGTATGCGGCGGGCGCATCGCCGGTGCTGGGAAGCCCAAACGGGCTGTCGGCGCTGGGGGCGGCGTTTGTTAATTCGGCGGCGATGAACGCGCTGGATTATGACGACGGCTTTGAGCGGGACGGGCGCGGCATGGGGCACCCTGGCGCCACATTGGTGGCCGCGGCGTTGGCCGCGCTGGACGGGCGGCAGATATCCGGCGCCCGGTTGCTGTGCGCGCTGGCGGCCGCCTGGGAAATCAACGGGCGGGTGATCCTGTCTCAGCAGCCCAGCCCGGAACGTTTCCGGCAGGTGTACGGCGTGTGCCAGCATCAGTCGCTTGGCGCGGCGGTCGCGTTCGGCCTGCTGAGCGGCTGCGATGCCGCCGGGCTGGAAAACGCCATCGGGCTGGCGGCGTCGCTGACCCCGCTGCCGGGGCTGCACAAGTACAACTGGCGGCAGCGGCCGCTGGTGGCGTTCAAGGATTATAACGCGCCGGCGACGGAAGCCGGGGTGCGCGGGGTATTACTGCACCGGGAAGGCGTCATTGGGCCGCGCGACGTGCTGGGCGGAGATCATGGGTTCTGGCGCATGGCAGGCTCCGACCGGTGTGATACGTCGCTGCTGATCGATGCTCTGGGCGAAGAATGGCGACTGCGCCATGCCAGTTTCAAACGCTACCCGGTTTGCCGCTGGATGCATACCGCGCTGGCGGCGTTTGAGTTATTGCTGGCGCAGCAGAGGCTGTCGCCGGATCGGATCGCGCGGGTTCAGGTGATCGGCAGTCGGACGCTGGTACAGCAATTCGCCGATACGCAGGTGCTGAGCGAAACCGATGCCCAGTTCAGCGTGCCGCTGGCATTGGCCTGCCTGGCTTACGGCGTTCCCCGCCAGCGCTGGAGCGACGCAGCGGCGCGGCGGAATACGACCTTGCTGGCGTTTGCCCGGCGGGTCGAGTTAGTCGTGGATGACGAGCTGGAGCAGTTGATGGCGGTGCAGCGGCGGCCTGTCAACCGCGTAAGGGTCAACGTCGACGGGCAGTGGCTGAACGCGCCGGCAGTGGATTATCCGCCGGGGTGCGAACAGAACCCGATGGCGGAAGCGGAGATTGTGCGCAAGTGCCGCGACAATCTGTCGCGGCGGCTGGGAGAGACGCAGAGCAAGCGCTTTGTTGATGCGCTGCTCGAGCTGGAACGTCAGCCGGATGCGGGGGCGCTGCTGGCGCCGCTGTTTGCCGGCTGA
- a CDS encoding amino acid ABC transporter permease, with product MRYQWDFSALPHWWPLLLDGLWGTVRIGFTSILIGMLVGALLAAMKLSSTRLLRLPAHLFIGFYRNTPAIVHFFWIYYALPVLSPLTLSPFAAAVTALSAQSAAFYAEVYRGGILSIAEGQWEGAKALGMSRPLALRRVILPQALRRMIPPLIERSFELIKSTSLASSLAYGELLYQAMQINSQSFRPLEVYSLAALLYFTLLFVLSLLSQYVERRLSYARVQ from the coding sequence ATGCGTTATCAATGGGATTTTTCCGCCCTGCCGCACTGGTGGCCGTTGCTGCTGGACGGGTTATGGGGAACAGTCCGCATCGGCTTTACCAGCATTCTCATCGGAATGCTGGTCGGCGCGCTGCTGGCCGCGATGAAACTGTCGTCCACCCGGCTGTTGCGCCTGCCCGCTCACCTGTTCATCGGTTTTTATCGCAACACGCCCGCTATCGTGCATTTTTTCTGGATTTACTACGCGCTGCCGGTCCTCAGCCCGCTGACCCTGTCGCCGTTCGCCGCCGCGGTGACGGCCCTGTCGGCGCAGTCGGCCGCGTTTTACGCCGAAGTCTACCGCGGCGGCATCCTGTCGATTGCCGAGGGTCAGTGGGAAGGCGCTAAAGCGCTCGGCATGTCGCGCCCGCTGGCGCTGCGACGGGTGATCCTGCCGCAGGCGTTGCGGCGCATGATCCCGCCGCTGATTGAACGCTCGTTCGAGCTGATTAAATCCACGTCGCTGGCATCGTCGCTGGCTTACGGCGAACTGTTGTATCAGGCGATGCAGATCAACAGCCAGAGCTTCCGCCCGCTGGAAGTCTACAGCCTGGCGGCGCTGCTCTATTTCACGCTGCTGTTTGTCCTTAGCCTGCTGAGTCAGTACGTCGAGCGGCGGCTGTCTTACGCCCGCGTACAGTGA
- a CDS encoding amino acid ABC transporter permease: MHYQWNFGFIWQQLPVLLRGLGVTLELWLLAGIGGTLLGLALGIARTARRRAVRLPAMAFVELFRNTPVLIQLIWFYYALPVLLGIQFSTFGAATLALTLYTAAYSTEIFRAGLQSMEQGQWEGAKALGMSYPLALRRVILPQVLQRMLPALTNRLIELAKVTSLASMLAVNELMYQGRLLSSDTYRPLEILTVVALFYFVLIWPGSYLAARLERRWRSPLSTR; this comes from the coding sequence ATGCACTATCAATGGAACTTTGGCTTTATCTGGCAACAGTTGCCGGTCCTGCTGCGCGGGCTGGGCGTCACGCTGGAGCTGTGGCTGCTGGCAGGCATCGGCGGCACGCTGCTCGGTCTGGCGCTGGGCATCGCCCGCACCGCGCGCCGCCGCGCCGTCCGCCTGCCGGCGATGGCGTTCGTCGAGCTGTTTCGCAACACGCCGGTGCTAATCCAGTTGATCTGGTTTTATTACGCGCTGCCGGTGCTGCTCGGCATCCAGTTCAGCACCTTTGGCGCGGCGACGCTGGCGCTGACGCTCTACACCGCCGCCTATAGCACCGAAATCTTCCGCGCCGGTCTGCAGTCGATGGAGCAAGGCCAGTGGGAAGGCGCTAAAGCGCTCGGCATGTCTTACCCGCTGGCGTTGCGACGGGTGATCCTGCCGCAGGTGTTACAGCGCATGTTGCCCGCGCTGACCAACCGCCTGATCGAGCTGGCCAAGGTCACCTCGCTGGCGTCGATGCTGGCGGTCAATGAACTGATGTATCAGGGGCGTCTGCTGAGCAGCGACACCTACCGCCCGCTGGAAATCCTCACCGTGGTGGCGCTGTTCTACTTCGTGCTGATTTGGCCCGGCAGTTATCTGGCCGCGCGGCTGGAGCGGCGCTGGCGCTCCCCTTTATCAACCCGGTAA
- a CDS encoding amino acid ABC transporter ATP-binding protein, with product MTDSQDIVLRLRGLTKAFHGQPVLKGIDLDVRRGEKIAIIGGSGSGKSTLLRCLNFMEVPSGGTVELDGEILGQLLPDGTRRYAEKQLCAVRQRVGMVFQQFNLFPHLTVLQNVQEALLSVKKLPRADAAIIARRQLEKVGLADKLHARPGNLSGGQQQRVAIARALAMEPEIMLFDEPTSSLDPELVGEVLHTIRALADDGRTLLLVTHELGFAWHFADRVIFIADGVIHEMGSAEQVLRHPQQPRTQAFLARFAERAF from the coding sequence ATGACTGATTCGCAGGATATCGTTTTACGGCTGCGCGGGCTGACCAAAGCATTCCACGGTCAGCCGGTGCTGAAAGGCATCGACCTCGACGTGCGGCGCGGGGAAAAAATCGCCATTATCGGCGGCAGCGGCTCCGGCAAGAGCACCCTGCTGCGCTGCCTGAATTTTATGGAAGTGCCGAGCGGCGGCACCGTCGAGCTGGACGGCGAGATACTGGGGCAGTTGTTGCCGGACGGCACCCGACGCTATGCGGAAAAGCAACTGTGCGCGGTGCGCCAGCGCGTCGGCATGGTGTTCCAGCAATTCAACCTGTTCCCGCATCTGACGGTGCTGCAAAACGTGCAGGAAGCGCTGCTGTCGGTGAAAAAGCTGCCGCGCGCCGACGCCGCTATCATTGCCCGCCGGCAACTGGAGAAAGTCGGGCTGGCGGACAAGCTGCACGCACGCCCCGGCAACCTGTCCGGCGGCCAGCAACAGCGGGTAGCGATTGCCCGCGCGCTGGCGATGGAGCCGGAGATCATGCTGTTCGACGAGCCGACCTCGTCGCTCGATCCGGAACTGGTGGGCGAAGTGCTGCACACCATTCGCGCGCTGGCGGACGACGGACGCACCCTGTTGCTGGTGACCCATGAGCTGGGTTTCGCCTGGCATTTCGCCGACCGGGTCATCTTCATCGCCGACGGCGTCATTCACGAAATGGGCAGCGCCGAACAGGTGCTGCGTCATCCCCAACAACCCCGCACGCAGGCGTTTCTGGCCCGCTTTGCCGAACGCGCGTTTTAA
- a CDS encoding aminotransferase class IV, with protein sequence MSVSSPSTASSQAYRQDARNDEVQVYLNGEFVHRSQAVVSVFDSGYVCGDGVWEGLRLVNGRLISLDAHLDRLLAGAAAIRLDIGHSRAELIDIMQRTLAINGMTDGAHLRLMITRGRKSTPNQDPRFILGGATVVCVAEYKVVDAAAKQRGLALFTSSYRTSSPDVFDLRLNSHSRLNLIQALLQAIEAGADEALMLDPHGFVASCNSTNFFIVRRGELWTSSGRYCFNGITRQTVIDLARAQGLTVRVDDFTLAEALTADEAFVTGTLAGITPVRKLDGREFAAAHRAITDRLRQWYQEFIEG encoded by the coding sequence ATGAGCGTTTCCTCCCCTTCCACCGCCAGCAGCCAGGCTTATCGGCAGGACGCCCGCAACGACGAGGTGCAGGTGTACCTCAACGGCGAGTTCGTGCATCGCTCGCAGGCAGTGGTATCGGTGTTTGATTCGGGTTACGTCTGCGGTGACGGCGTCTGGGAAGGCCTGCGGCTGGTCAACGGCCGGCTGATTTCCCTCGACGCCCATCTGGACCGGCTGCTGGCCGGCGCGGCCGCCATCCGGCTGGATATCGGCCACAGCCGTGCTGAACTGATCGACATTATGCAGCGCACGCTGGCTATCAACGGCATGACCGATGGCGCGCACCTGCGGCTGATGATCACCCGCGGGCGCAAAAGCACCCCGAATCAGGACCCGCGCTTTATTCTTGGCGGCGCGACGGTGGTATGCGTGGCGGAATATAAAGTGGTGGATGCCGCCGCCAAACAGCGCGGGCTGGCGCTGTTCACCTCCAGTTACCGCACCAGTTCGCCGGACGTGTTCGACCTGCGGCTTAATTCCCACAGCCGCCTGAATCTGATTCAGGCGCTGTTGCAGGCGATCGAGGCCGGCGCCGACGAAGCGCTGATGCTGGACCCGCACGGTTTCGTCGCCAGTTGCAACTCCACCAACTTTTTTATCGTGCGGCGCGGCGAACTCTGGACCTCCAGCGGTCGCTATTGCTTTAACGGCATCACCCGCCAGACGGTGATCGACCTGGCGCGCGCCCAAGGCCTGACGGTGCGGGTGGACGATTTCACGCTGGCGGAAGCGCTGACCGCCGACGAAGCCTTCGTCACCGGCACGCTGGCGGGCATCACCCCGGTGCGTAAGCTGGATGGCCGCGAGTTTGCCGCCGCGCATCGCGCCATCACCGATCGGCTCAGGCAGTGGTATCAGGAATTTATTGAAGGCTGA
- a CDS encoding HAD family hydrolase — MIKLIITDLDGTFLNRHGEFNRPLFDEVRGLMQRKQVQFAPCTGKQSDRVEELFGAPAADFWILGDSATRIRHRGEYVYQSLIDNALGREMIATLDAVNQEHVIIACTPDGAVLKDSLAPAMIEKVKKSYATVRLVPDFNAVREDFVKISLFDEKGRCHQTRAHLTPYDDRAYIVVSEAAWIDIADVGVHKGSTVEKLQALLQVTPEETMVFGDGLNDIELMRCGDYSFAMRNAFEETKAAARFITGSNDDDAVMHTIIRLLTLQPDRP, encoded by the coding sequence ATGATTAAACTGATTATTACCGATCTGGATGGCACGTTTCTCAACCGCCACGGCGAGTTCAATCGGCCGCTGTTTGACGAGGTCAGGGGGTTAATGCAGCGCAAGCAGGTACAGTTTGCACCCTGTACCGGCAAACAGAGCGACCGGGTTGAAGAGCTATTCGGCGCACCGGCGGCGGATTTCTGGATCCTGGGCGACAGCGCCACCCGCATCCGGCACCGGGGCGAGTACGTCTATCAATCGCTGATCGACAATGCGCTCGGCCGGGAGATGATCGCCACGCTGGATGCGGTGAATCAGGAACATGTGATTATCGCCTGTACCCCCGATGGCGCGGTGCTGAAAGACTCGCTGGCGCCGGCAATGATCGAGAAAGTGAAAAAATCCTACGCCACCGTCCGACTGGTGCCGGATTTCAACGCGGTGCGGGAGGATTTTGTCAAAATCTCCCTGTTCGATGAAAAAGGGCGTTGTCATCAGACTCGTGCGCATCTCACACCCTATGACGATCGCGCGTATATCGTGGTGTCCGAAGCGGCCTGGATCGACATCGCCGATGTTGGGGTGCATAAGGGCAGTACGGTGGAAAAATTGCAGGCGCTGTTGCAGGTGACGCCGGAAGAAACCATGGTGTTTGGCGATGGATTAAACGACATTGAGCTGATGCGTTGCGGCGACTATAGCTTCGCCATGCGCAATGCGTTTGAGGAAACCAAGGCTGCCGCCCGCTTTATTACCGGCTCCAACGACGACGACGCGGTGATGCACACCATTATCCGGCTGCTGACGTTGCAGCCGGACAGACCATAA
- a CDS encoding MFS transporter yields MQQLTDSQNNSPLSARVSDEPGRREQRATRVMFFLAGFATAVWAALVPFAKLNTGVDDGTLGLLLLCLGGGALVAMPVTGMLTTRFGCRKVIALAVLLFCLILPWLAVIPDTVLLAIALLVFGIGVGTTDCAMNVQAILVEKAAGKAMMSGFHGFYSIGGIVGAGAMSGMMSLGLSPLAASLLSVLVAVVLLLTHLAGLLTYANPPEGPAFAIPRGAVLVLGLVCFAVFLAEGTVLDWSAVFLTEHRGMPDAQGALGFACFAAAMTLGRLTGDRVVTALGPQPMVMLGASLAVAGLMLAVWVPFWPVALLGYALIGLGCSNIVPIMFSAIGRQTSMSQAAAVPAVTTLGYFGVLAGPASIGFIAHHSSLSAAFLVVAVLLALVGLSAKAVKV; encoded by the coding sequence ATGCAACAGTTAACGGATTCCCAGAACAACTCCCCTTTATCTGCGCGCGTAAGCGACGAACCCGGACGACGCGAACAACGGGCGACGCGCGTGATGTTTTTTCTGGCCGGGTTCGCCACCGCGGTATGGGCGGCGCTGGTGCCTTTCGCCAAGCTCAATACCGGCGTCGATGACGGTACGCTTGGTCTGCTATTGCTGTGTCTGGGCGGCGGCGCGCTGGTGGCGATGCCGGTCACCGGGATGCTGACCACCCGTTTTGGCTGCCGTAAAGTCATCGCGCTGGCGGTGCTGCTGTTCTGCCTGATACTGCCGTGGCTGGCGGTGATTCCGGATACCGTTTTGCTGGCGATCGCGCTGCTGGTGTTCGGCATCGGGGTCGGCACTACCGACTGCGCCATGAACGTGCAGGCGATTCTGGTGGAAAAGGCGGCGGGCAAAGCCATGATGTCGGGGTTTCACGGCTTTTACAGCATCGGCGGCATCGTTGGCGCCGGAGCAATGAGCGGCATGATGTCGCTGGGGCTGTCGCCGCTGGCGGCCAGCCTGCTTAGCGTACTGGTGGCGGTGGTGTTATTGCTGACGCATCTGGCCGGCCTGCTGACCTACGCCAATCCGCCGGAAGGCCCGGCGTTCGCCATTCCCCGCGGCGCGGTGCTGGTGCTGGGCCTGGTCTGTTTTGCCGTGTTTCTGGCCGAAGGCACGGTGCTGGACTGGAGCGCAGTGTTCCTGACCGAGCACCGCGGGATGCCGGACGCGCAAGGCGCGCTCGGTTTTGCGTGTTTTGCCGCCGCCATGACGCTCGGTCGCCTGACCGGGGACCGGGTGGTGACGGCTCTGGGGCCGCAGCCGATGGTGATGCTGGGGGCGTCGCTGGCGGTCGCCGGTCTGATGCTGGCGGTGTGGGTGCCGTTCTGGCCGGTAGCGTTGCTCGGTTATGCGCTGATCGGGCTGGGGTGTTCCAATATCGTGCCGATCATGTTCTCCGCCATTGGCCGCCAGACCAGCATGTCGCAGGCGGCCGCGGTGCCGGCGGTGACGACGCTGGGTTATTTCGGGGTATTGGCCGGCCCGGCGAGCATCGGGTTTATTGCGCACCACAGCAGCCTGTCGGCTGCGTTTCTGGTGGTGGCGGTGTTGCTGGCGCTGGTTGGGTTAAGCGCTAAAGCAGTGAAGGTCTAA
- the hisN gene encoding histidinol-phosphatase, whose amino-acid sequence MRQSLPDIAFFHTLADAASQQTLPRFRSHQNLHVGSKPKEGFRFDPVTDADREAERAIRALITERYPEHAILGEEFGATGSGDIQWILDPVDGTRPFLCGLPVWGTLIGLLYQGRAVMGMMSQPFTGEAFWADGRHAWYRGPQGESRIESRKNVPLEQAILHTTSPEPIERHPQIRFHDLTERTLMTRYGGECYAMAMLAAGHIDICLEYSLQPYDIAAFIPIVEQAGGVVTTLQGERPEAGGQILATGCPRLHQEVLRVLNG is encoded by the coding sequence ATGCGTCAATCACTGCCGGATATCGCGTTTTTTCATACCCTGGCCGACGCGGCCAGCCAGCAAACCCTGCCGCGTTTTCGCTCGCACCAGAATCTGCATGTCGGCAGCAAGCCGAAAGAGGGGTTTCGCTTCGATCCGGTGACGGATGCCGACCGGGAAGCGGAGCGGGCGATTCGGGCGTTGATTACCGAACGCTACCCGGAGCACGCGATTTTGGGTGAGGAGTTCGGCGCGACCGGTAGCGGCGATATCCAGTGGATTCTTGACCCGGTCGACGGCACCCGGCCGTTTTTGTGCGGGCTACCGGTGTGGGGCACGCTGATCGGGCTGTTATACCAGGGCCGCGCCGTAATGGGCATGATGAGCCAGCCGTTCACCGGCGAGGCGTTTTGGGCCGATGGACGGCATGCCTGGTATCGAGGCCCGCAGGGAGAAAGCCGCATCGAGAGCCGTAAAAATGTACCGCTTGAGCAGGCCATTTTGCATACCACCTCGCCGGAGCCGATTGAACGCCATCCACAGATCCGTTTTCATGACCTCACCGAGCGCACGCTGATGACCCGCTACGGCGGCGAATGCTACGCGATGGCGATGCTGGCCGCCGGGCACATTGATATCTGTCTGGAATATTCGCTGCAACCCTATGACATCGCCGCGTTTATCCCGATTGTCGAGCAGGCGGGCGGCGTGGTGACTACGCTACAAGGCGAACGGCCGGAAGCGGGCGGACAGATTCTGGCGACGGGGTGTCCGCGTTTGCATCAAGAGGTGCTGCGGGTTCTTAATGGGTAG